The following nucleotide sequence is from Microbulbifer sp. A4B17.
AAACATACGACTTGCCACATTTGCATGTGAACGCATACCAACGCCAACAATGGAAACCTTCGCGATCTTGTCGTCTGTGATCACCTCTCGGGCTCCAAGTTCCGCAGAAACCCTTTCCAAAACATCGCGAGCCTTAGTCAGGTCATTGCGATGAACGGTAAAAGTGAAATCAGTCGTACCATCGACAGCACTAATATTTTGGACAATAACGTCGACTTCAATATTTTCAGCGCCAACCGGAGCCAGGATTCGGCATGCAACCCCAGGGGTATCCGGTACTCCACGAATAGTCAGTTTTGCTTCATCGCGGTTAAACGCGATACCGGATACAACAGGCTGTTCCATATCGTTATCTTCCTCATCCAGGCTAATCAGGGTTCCGTTACCCTCTTCAAAAGTTGAGAGTACGCGCAGGGGAACCTTGTACTTACCGGCGAACTCTACGGCACGGATCTGCAGCACCTTAGAGCCGAGACTGGCCATTTCCAGCATCTCCTCAAACGTGATGCGATCCAGTCTTCGCGCACTGTCGACCACGCGCGGATCAGTGGTGTAGACCCCATCCACGTCGGTATAAATCTGGCACTCGGTAGCATCTAACGCCGCAGCCAGTGCCACACCCGTCGTATCTGATCCTCCACGCCCCAAGGTGGTGATATTGCCTTCGTCATCCACCCCCTGAAAACCGGCCACAACAATGACCTTGCCTTCATCGAGATCTGTGCGCATCCGCTCCACATCGATACTTTGGATACGAGCTTTGGTATGAGCGTTGTCCGTAAGAATTTTTACTTGCCCACCGGTGTAGGAACAGGCGTCATAACCACGCTTCTTCAGGGCCATGCTCAAAAGGGCAATTGTGACCTGCTCTCCAGTGGAAACCAGAACATCCAACTCTCTGGGATCTGGTTTCTCCTGGATTTGATAAGCGAGATCAATCAAGCGATTAGTTTCACCACTCATGGCGGACAAGACGACAACCATGTCATGCCCTTGAGCGCGAAACGCGGCAACTTTATCGGCGACACCTTCAATACGCTCAATAGAGCCCACTGAAGTCCCGCCATATTTCTGCACGAACAAACTCATAACTTACTGTGTTTCCTTAGCTCCACAACAAGTACGCTTCCTGCCCAACTCGTGCAGGCGCGCACTTAATCACCAAACCACTGTGAAATCAACTTAACTACCCATTCAGGCCACTAATTTGACAAAACTTAACTAGTTTAAGGATTGCTCTATCCAATTTGGCACTTCTTTCAGCATATTAGGGAGCTCTGACACATCGGTTCCCCCGCCCTGGGCCATGTCTTTCCGACCACCGCCTTTACCGCCCAACTTACCAGCGGCGAAGCGCATAAGGTCGCCCGCTGAAAGGCGATCTGTCAGGTCTTTGGTCACTGCCGCCACCAGTGCTACTTTTTCATCTCCCGGAGCCGCCAGTAATACAACACCACTGCCGAGCTTATTCTTCATTTGATCCGCCAGATCTCGCAGCGACTTGGCGTCGGCACCATCAATAGAAGTTGCCAGCAACTTAAAGCCAGCCAAATCGATCGCCTGAGCGGAGAGGTCTCCACCAGCACCACTGGCCAGCTTGGTTTTAAGCTGGGCAATCTCTTTTTCCAGTTTGCGATTATTGAGCAAGAGCTGCTCGACCTTGTCCGCCAGCGAATCCGGGCGCGCTTTAAGTAAAGTAGCGACATGCTCCAGGCGCTGTTGAGCCTGATCGAACAGGGACATTGCGTGAGCGCCCGTTACCGCTTCGATTCGACGCTGACCGGAAGCGATGCCGCTTTCCCCAACAATACGAATCAGTCCAATATCGCCTGTGCGCTTCACGTGAGTACCGCCACACAGTTCAACGGAGAATGCCTTGTCATCGGTTTTACCCATTGAAAGTACACGCACGGTATCGCCGTACTTCTCGCCAAACAGGGCCATAGCACCCATAGCTTTTGCGGACTCAATATCGGTTTCGCGGGTTTCGACCAGGGTATTTGCGCGAATTTGGCTATTCACCAGAGATTCAATCGCGTGCAATTGCTTTGCCGTCACCGCTTCGGGGTGGGAGAAATCAAAGCGCAGGCGCTCGGAGTCCACCAGGGAGCCTTTCTGCGTTACATGCTCGCCCAGCACTTTGCGTAAAGCAGCGTGCAACAAGTGAGTTGCAGAATGGTTCAGAGCGGTGGACTGGCGAACATCTTCAGAAACGG
It contains:
- a CDS encoding aspartate kinase, whose product is MSLFVQKYGGTSVGSIERIEGVADKVAAFRAQGHDMVVVLSAMSGETNRLIDLAYQIQEKPDPRELDVLVSTGEQVTIALLSMALKKRGYDACSYTGGQVKILTDNAHTKARIQSIDVERMRTDLDEGKVIVVAGFQGVDDEGNITTLGRGGSDTTGVALAAALDATECQIYTDVDGVYTTDPRVVDSARRLDRITFEEMLEMASLGSKVLQIRAVEFAGKYKVPLRVLSTFEEGNGTLISLDEEDNDMEQPVVSGIAFNRDEAKLTIRGVPDTPGVACRILAPVGAENIEVDVIVQNISAVDGTTDFTFTVHRNDLTKARDVLERVSAELGAREVITDDKIAKVSIVGVGMRSHANVASRMFSALGEDNINIQMITTSEIKISVIIDERYLELAVRALHSEFELSDKER